The DNA sequence TTTTCTGAAGCTCCAGATCTATGGAAAACAGTGACTGTCATGGTACAAAATGAAGTAGCTCAACGTATAGTAGCTCAACCTGGAAGCAGGGATTATAGTTCTTTAACCATTTTTTTACAGTTTTTTGCTGATATACACTATGCCTTTAAGGTGACTCCTTCATGCTTTTATCCTAAACCAAATGTACATTCTGCTGTCATCCATATGAAGGTAAAAGAGCAATTCCCTTTATCAAAAGAGAAAATTCCACTGTTCTTTAATCTAACAAGAACAGCATTCCAACAACGCCGTAAAACACTTGTTAATACTTTGAAAAATCTTTATCCCAAAGATAAGGTCGCTAAGGTTTTACAGCAATTAGATTTTTCTCTAAATGTGCGTCCCGAGGTTCTCAGTTTAAACGATTACCTTAACCTGTTTCATAATATGATAGGAGTCTTATAGAGTTTGCTTAGAATTCTTTAAAGATAAAAACTAAACTTTTATATCTCCAAAAGATTGATTTTTTGATCTAAAGTTGAAGTGGGTAAGAATACGGTTCATCATACTATTCTCATCAATGCCAGCAGCTTTTGTAAGAGCATTTTTGCTGCCGTGTGGCAGGAATATATCGGGAATCGCAAAATTCAAAACATCTACCTTAAAATTGAACATAGATACAAAATTATTAAACTCTGATGAGAGTCCTCCGCGAATAGAGTGCTCTTCCATTGTAATCACTTTAGAATGCTTCATGAGAAGAAGGCTGAATAAATCGTTGTCTAAGGGTTTTACAAAGATAGGGTCTACAACCGTTGCAGAAATCCCATAAGCGAGTAACTGGTGTTTTATAGATAATGCTGTGAAGCAGAGAGTGCCTAGAGCTATAATTAGGACGTCTTCACCTTGTGATAGAGTCTCAGCATTTCCTGGAGCTCT is a window from the Chlamydia serpentis genome containing:
- the rsmA gene encoding 16S rRNA (adenine(1518)-N(6)/adenine(1519)-N(6))-dimethyltransferase RsmA, which encodes MTRSSPAQLTRFLSEVQNKPKKRLSQNFLVDQNIVKKIISTSQVVPGDWVLEIGPGFGALTEGLVAAGVQLIAIEKDPMFVRSLEELPIRLEITDACKYSLDQLEDYRVLGKGRVVANLPYHITTPLLTKLFSEAPDLWKTVTVMVQNEVAQRIVAQPGSRDYSSLTIFLQFFADIHYAFKVTPSCFYPKPNVHSAVIHMKVKEQFPLSKEKIPLFFNLTRTAFQQRRKTLVNTLKNLYPKDKVAKVLQQLDFSLNVRPEVLSLNDYLNLFHNMIGVL